In the Variovorax sp. S12S4 genome, one interval contains:
- a CDS encoding cysteine hydrolase family protein, with translation MKAWVYGEERELGAAQFADYLDPATTAVVSIDMHRGHLDDSPDCPCPAPRARDVVAPIDSFHDDARALGVRIVHVKSVLRPGGADDINGIPAAWRRTFPLHVGAIPNADAHAIEGSRWTEWVTRVEPGDMRVESKRRLSAFYPTDLDFLLRNQRIETVVLNGGFTDCCVLNTAFDANNHNYRVIVLRDLVRGTDAHLESAALSMVSLHLGLVVDSAELLRQWRGAGQS, from the coding sequence CCGCGCAGTTTGCAGACTACCTCGATCCGGCCACCACGGCTGTGGTGTCCATCGACATGCACCGCGGCCACCTGGACGACAGCCCCGACTGCCCCTGCCCCGCGCCGCGTGCACGCGACGTGGTGGCGCCCATCGACAGCTTTCACGACGATGCCCGCGCGCTGGGCGTGCGCATCGTGCACGTCAAGTCGGTGCTGCGGCCCGGTGGCGCCGATGACATCAACGGCATTCCGGCTGCGTGGCGGCGCACCTTTCCGCTGCACGTGGGCGCCATACCGAATGCCGATGCGCATGCCATCGAAGGCTCGCGCTGGACCGAGTGGGTTACGCGCGTGGAGCCGGGCGACATGCGCGTGGAAAGCAAGCGCCGGCTGTCGGCTTTCTATCCGACAGACCTCGACTTTCTGCTGCGCAACCAGCGCATTGAAACGGTGGTGCTCAACGGCGGGTTTACCGATTGCTGCGTGCTCAACACCGCGTTCGACGCCAACAACCACAACTACCGCGTGATCGTGCTGCGCGACCTGGTGCGCGGCACCGATGCGCATCTGGAAAGCGCCGCGCTCAGCATGGTGTCGCTGCACCTGGGGCTGGTGGTCGACTCGGCCGAACTGCTGCGCCAGTGGCGCGGCGCTGGCCAAAGCTAG
- a CDS encoding LemA family protein, giving the protein MMMKRWLLILAAVLSLSGCGYNQFQSLDETSKSAWSEVLNQYQRRADLVPNIVATVKGEASFEQDTLTKVIEARAKATSIQVTPETLNNPEAFNKFQQAQGELSSALSRLMVVSERYPELKANQAFRDLRVTLEGTENRITVARNRYIQTVQEYNVLARSFPTNITAKIFSYEPKPNFSVQNEAQISTPPTVDFSTPKK; this is encoded by the coding sequence ATGATGATGAAACGCTGGCTCTTGATTCTTGCTGCGGTCCTGTCCCTGAGCGGATGCGGCTACAACCAGTTCCAGTCGCTCGACGAGACGAGCAAGTCGGCCTGGAGCGAGGTGCTCAACCAGTACCAGCGGCGTGCCGACCTCGTGCCGAACATCGTGGCCACCGTGAAGGGTGAGGCCAGCTTCGAGCAGGACACGCTCACCAAGGTGATCGAGGCGCGCGCCAAGGCCACGTCGATCCAGGTGACGCCCGAGACGCTGAACAACCCCGAGGCATTCAACAAGTTCCAGCAGGCGCAGGGCGAGCTCTCGTCGGCGCTGTCGCGGCTGATGGTGGTGTCCGAGCGCTACCCGGAGCTGAAGGCCAACCAGGCCTTCCGCGACCTGCGCGTGACGCTGGAAGGCACCGAGAACCGCATCACCGTGGCGCGCAACCGCTACATCCAGACGGTGCAGGAGTACAACGTGCTGGCGCGCAGCTTCCCGACGAACATCACGGCCAAGATCTTCAGCTACGAGCCGAAGCCGAACTTCTCGGTGCAGAACGAAGCGCAGATTTCCACGCCGCCGACCGTCGACTTTTCTACTCCGAAGAAGTAA
- a CDS encoding TPM domain-containing protein yields the protein MTVALIRRVLAAVLLAATAWAGLAASAWAQDLLPVPALTARVIDQTQTLAEPERADLEAKLAAFEQRKGSQMVVLMVPTTQPEDIASYANRVGNAWKIGRKDVGDGIMVIVAKNDRKMRIEVAKTLEGAVPDLAAIRIIDEEMKPRFRNNDFAGGLNAAVARLIGLVDGEALPAPSSGSDESAGDGIDWENLAIFLFVGVFVAAPIVRSIVGKKLGSVVMGGGIGVIAFFITTSIVIAVLAGFVALMVSLFSAVAATAPGRRGGGGGGFGGWSGGGGGGGWSSGGGGGGGFSSGGGGDFGGGGASGDW from the coding sequence ATGACCGTTGCCCTGATACGCCGCGTGCTGGCTGCCGTTCTGCTGGCGGCCACGGCGTGGGCCGGGCTTGCGGCCAGCGCATGGGCGCAAGACCTGCTGCCGGTGCCGGCACTCACGGCGCGGGTGATCGACCAGACCCAGACGCTGGCTGAACCGGAGCGCGCCGACCTCGAGGCCAAGCTGGCCGCCTTCGAGCAGCGCAAGGGCTCGCAGATGGTGGTGCTGATGGTGCCCACCACCCAGCCTGAAGACATTGCCAGCTATGCCAACCGCGTGGGCAACGCCTGGAAGATCGGGCGCAAGGACGTGGGCGACGGCATCATGGTGATCGTGGCCAAGAACGATCGCAAGATGCGCATCGAAGTGGCCAAGACGCTCGAAGGCGCGGTGCCCGACCTGGCGGCCATTCGCATCATCGACGAGGAGATGAAGCCGCGCTTTCGCAACAACGACTTTGCAGGCGGGCTGAACGCGGCGGTGGCCCGGCTCATCGGGCTGGTCGACGGCGAGGCGCTGCCCGCGCCTTCCAGCGGCAGCGACGAAAGCGCCGGTGACGGCATCGACTGGGAGAACCTTGCGATCTTCCTGTTCGTCGGCGTCTTCGTTGCGGCGCCCATCGTGCGATCGATCGTCGGCAAGAAGCTCGGCTCGGTGGTCATGGGCGGCGGCATCGGCGTGATCGCGTTCTTCATCACGACCAGCATCGTCATTGCGGTGCTCGCGGGCTTCGTGGCGCTGATGGTGTCGCTGTTCTCGGCGGTTGCGGCAACCGCTCCCGGGCGCCGGGGCGGCGGTGGCGGCGGCTTTGGCGGCTGGAGCGGCGGCGGTGGAGGCGGCGGCTGGAGCAGTGGCGGCGGCGGAGGCGGCGGTTTCAGTTCCGGCGGCGGCGGTGATTTTGGAGGCGGCGGCGCCTCGGGGGATTGGTAG
- a CDS encoding TPM domain-containing protein, protein MATLFSRLGRIWRHQWMDEADVRRVLPDAAMERLAARVAASERRHSGEIRICVEAGLPWSYLRRDASARERAVTMFGKLRVWDTEHNNGVLIYLLLAEHAIEIVADRGISARVSAAEWAAMTQRMGAAFREGRFEDGLTQALEEMSALLVEHFPLADDQPDTNELPDAPVVL, encoded by the coding sequence ATGGCAACGCTTTTCTCCAGGCTCGGCCGCATCTGGCGCCACCAGTGGATGGACGAGGCCGATGTGCGCCGCGTGCTGCCCGACGCCGCCATGGAACGCCTGGCCGCGCGGGTGGCTGCGAGCGAGCGGCGCCACAGCGGCGAGATCCGCATCTGCGTCGAGGCGGGCCTGCCCTGGTCTTACCTGCGGCGGGATGCCTCGGCGCGCGAGCGTGCCGTCACCATGTTCGGCAAGCTGCGCGTGTGGGACACCGAGCACAACAACGGCGTGCTCATCTACCTCTTGCTGGCCGAGCATGCGATAGAGATCGTGGCCGACCGCGGCATCAGCGCGCGGGTCAGTGCCGCCGAATGGGCCGCGATGACGCAGCGCATGGGCGCGGCATTCCGCGAAGGGCGTTTCGAGGATGGGCTCACACAGGCGCTGGAAGAAATGTCGGCCTTGCTGGTCGAGCACTTTCCGCTGGCGGACGACCAGCCGGACACCAACGAGCTGCCGGACGCGCCCGTGGTTCTTTGA